The following coding sequences lie in one Arthrobacter sp. SLBN-122 genomic window:
- a CDS encoding nuclear transport factor 2 family protein: MSTETDAFLAEMIPKQRAADGAIHEGDAAPRLALWSRNDPVTLFGAQLSGSGWDELEPVFHNVASWFTHADSFDLEIIAAGASGDLAYTVGYEHTSTTVEGTPRQYTLRVTHIYRREDGEWRIVHRHADYPPGEAPVPFPDAATGVSG, translated from the coding sequence ATGTCAACCGAAACGGATGCATTCCTTGCCGAAATGATTCCCAAGCAGCGAGCGGCGGACGGTGCGATCCACGAGGGCGACGCCGCTCCGCGCCTCGCCCTGTGGTCGCGGAACGATCCTGTAACGCTCTTCGGCGCGCAGCTCAGCGGCTCCGGCTGGGACGAGTTGGAGCCGGTGTTCCACAACGTGGCCTCCTGGTTCACCCATGCCGACTCCTTCGACCTTGAAATCATCGCTGCCGGAGCAAGCGGCGACCTCGCCTACACCGTGGGCTACGAGCACACCTCCACAACCGTGGAGGGGACGCCACGGCAGTACACCTTGCGGGTGACCCACATTTACCGCCGCGAAGACGGCGAATGGCGGATTGTGCACCGGCACGCGGACTACCCGCCAGGGGAGGCCCCTGTCCCCTTCCCTGACGCCGCGACGGGTGTGAGCGGTTGA
- the pdxA gene encoding 4-hydroxythreonine-4-phosphate dehydrogenase PdxA: MGRPIVAITMGDAAGIGPEIIVKALADAELRSKARMLVIGDLRRLQLAADVVASPLTLRPVSEPSEALFDEGTIDVLDIDCIPEDLAWGELSAAAGHGSYLFIEKAVQLAMDRQVDAICTGPLNKAALHAAGHKFPGHTELLAELTGTEEVSMMLTAPKMRVIHVTTHIGLIDAIAKINGDLVYRTIKRGYELLCASGIENPRIAVCAINPHAGENGLFGYGEEAEKIQPGIEKAQADGIDAFGPLPADTLFFLAGRGDFDLVVAQYHDQGHGPVKVLGLENGVNITVGLPVVRTSVDHGTAFDIAGKNIADHESLLEALRQAVDLAPARDEAL; encoded by the coding sequence ATGGGACGCCCGATTGTTGCCATCACCATGGGCGATGCGGCCGGCATTGGCCCGGAAATCATCGTCAAGGCCCTTGCTGACGCGGAGCTCCGGTCGAAGGCGCGCATGCTGGTCATCGGCGATCTCCGCCGGCTGCAGCTCGCCGCGGACGTCGTCGCCAGCCCGCTGACCCTCCGCCCGGTCTCCGAGCCCTCCGAGGCGCTGTTCGACGAGGGCACCATCGACGTGCTGGACATCGACTGCATCCCGGAGGACCTCGCCTGGGGCGAGCTCTCGGCCGCCGCTGGCCACGGCTCCTACCTCTTCATCGAGAAGGCCGTCCAGCTGGCCATGGACCGCCAGGTGGACGCCATCTGCACCGGGCCGCTGAACAAGGCAGCGCTGCACGCGGCCGGCCACAAGTTCCCGGGCCACACAGAACTCCTGGCCGAGCTGACCGGCACCGAGGAAGTGTCCATGATGCTCACCGCGCCCAAGATGCGCGTCATCCACGTCACCACCCACATCGGCCTGATCGATGCGATCGCCAAGATCAACGGGGACCTGGTGTACCGGACCATCAAGCGCGGCTATGAACTGCTGTGCGCCTCCGGTATCGAGAACCCCCGGATCGCCGTGTGCGCCATCAACCCGCACGCGGGCGAGAACGGCCTGTTCGGCTACGGCGAGGAGGCGGAGAAGATCCAGCCGGGCATCGAGAAGGCCCAGGCGGACGGCATCGACGCCTTCGGCCCGCTCCCGGCGGACACCTTGTTCTTCCTGGCCGGCCGCGGCGACTTCGACCTGGTGGTGGCCCAGTACCACGACCAGGGCCACGGCCCGGTGAAGGTCCTGGGCCTGGAGAACGGCGTGAACATCACCGTGGGCCTGCCCGTGGTGCGCACGTCCGTTGACCACGGCACGGCGTTCGACATCGCCGGCAAGAACATCGCGGACCACGAGTCGCTGCTGGAGGCGCTGCGGCAGGCAGTGGACCTGGCGCCGGCCCGCGACGAAGCTCTGTAG
- a CDS encoding SRPBCC family protein — protein sequence MNQGSIRQHQESVTVEASAETLYDLVSDITRTGEWSPVCTSCWWDDEDTPGHVGAWFTGRNELPHRTWETRSQVVAAERGREFAWVVGGKFVRWGFTLTPSDSGTTLTESWEFLPDGIAMFGEKYGAEADAQIAERTRQALDGIPKTLAAIKRIAEGQGQTRKG from the coding sequence ATGAACCAGGGCAGCATCCGCCAACACCAGGAATCCGTCACGGTCGAAGCATCAGCCGAGACACTTTACGACTTGGTCTCCGACATCACCCGGACCGGTGAATGGAGCCCGGTGTGTACTTCGTGCTGGTGGGACGACGAGGACACCCCCGGCCACGTCGGCGCCTGGTTCACCGGGCGCAACGAGCTCCCGCACCGGACCTGGGAAACCCGCTCCCAGGTGGTGGCTGCCGAGCGCGGCCGCGAGTTCGCCTGGGTGGTGGGCGGCAAATTTGTCCGCTGGGGCTTCACCCTCACCCCGTCAGACTCAGGCACCACCCTCACCGAGTCCTGGGAATTCCTGCCGGACGGGATAGCGATGTTCGGGGAGAAGTACGGTGCTGAGGCTGACGCGCAGATCGCCGAACGCACCCGGCAGGCGCTGGACGGCATCCCGAAAACGCTCGCCGCGATCAAGCGGATCGCTGAGGGACAAGGGCAGACCCGCAAAGGGTGA
- a CDS encoding 2-keto-3-deoxygluconate permease — MSVPIKATMEKVPGGMMLIPLLIGAILGTFAPDSAKFFGSFTGALFTGGTTILAVFYVCMGASIDIKATPYILKKGGVLFGSKVLFAIIIGVVAGRFLGELPIDGGILSGLSVLAILAALNDTNGGMYMALMGQYGKPKDVAAYSVMTLESGPFLTMVTLGVAGLSAFPWQALVGAIIPLLLGAILGALDPAMRKFLSSAAPVLIPFFALALGFGLNLGQVVNAGLLGVALGLFVLIAGGAVLFFADKLTGGSGIAGLAAATTAGNAATVPMLVAAANPTYAPAAGPATVLVAASVVVTAIGCPLMVAWYAKRLKAKQTVQTPEVSRAV; from the coding sequence ATGTCTGTCCCCATCAAGGCCACCATGGAAAAAGTTCCCGGCGGCATGATGCTGATCCCCCTGCTCATCGGCGCCATCCTCGGCACCTTCGCACCGGATTCCGCCAAATTCTTCGGTTCCTTCACCGGCGCGCTCTTCACCGGCGGCACCACCATCCTCGCGGTCTTCTACGTCTGCATGGGCGCGAGCATTGATATCAAGGCCACCCCGTACATCCTGAAAAAGGGCGGCGTCCTCTTCGGCAGCAAGGTCCTGTTCGCCATCATCATCGGCGTCGTCGCCGGCAGGTTCCTGGGTGAACTTCCCATCGACGGCGGGATCCTCTCGGGACTTTCCGTCCTGGCTATCCTGGCGGCGCTGAATGACACCAACGGCGGCATGTACATGGCCCTCATGGGCCAGTACGGCAAGCCCAAGGACGTGGCGGCGTACTCCGTCATGACGCTGGAATCCGGCCCCTTCCTGACCATGGTGACCCTCGGCGTCGCCGGCCTCTCCGCCTTCCCGTGGCAGGCACTGGTGGGTGCCATCATCCCCCTGCTCCTCGGCGCCATCCTCGGCGCCCTGGACCCCGCCATGCGCAAGTTCCTCTCCTCCGCGGCCCCCGTCCTGATCCCGTTCTTCGCCCTCGCCCTTGGCTTCGGCCTGAACCTGGGACAGGTAGTCAACGCAGGCCTGCTCGGAGTGGCGCTCGGCCTGTTCGTGCTGATCGCCGGCGGCGCCGTGCTCTTCTTCGCAGACAAGCTGACCGGAGGCTCCGGCATTGCCGGCCTTGCCGCAGCCACCACCGCCGGCAACGCAGCCACCGTTCCCATGCTGGTGGCCGCAGCCAACCCGACATATGCTCCCGCGGCCGGTCCCGCCACCGTGCTGGTGGCCGCCTCCGTGGTGGTCACCGCCATCGGCTGCCCCCTCATGGTCGCTTGGTACGCTAAGCGCCTGAAAGCCAAGCAGACCGTGCAAACTCCCGAGGTGTCCCGAGCAGTATGA
- a CDS encoding four-carbon acid sugar kinase family protein has translation MNTTAATRWAIIADDLTGAADAAAAYGPTHSSSVVLDVDSKWPDAQILSINTESRYLAPAEAAKAVTTAVEQSLRQHRRIFKKIDSLLRGNVGVEVAATLARLAQGRGKGMAVVAPAFPGTGRTTLGGIVHVNGVPHTAGNYAGDVAAALAAGGLTAEVAGTSGRKPEELARHLRDVQDRGIDAVVLDAASDDNLQTIAAAAELLDFPALLVGSGGLAGHIAPRQEAAAARNAQIRRVSRTLTVIGSYSGLARQQTDALVAAGAEHITLDHATLDGTAVPDLVAQAMARTDVVLTPDPMGAVDKSQALVVAEALARATAAGIGHCDALVLTGGETATAVLKALGAGSFTVLGEIEPGVVMSLLPEPLPLLVTKAGAFGDAGTLARTTRFLTGTTTEMSIK, from the coding sequence ATGAACACCACCGCAGCCACGCGCTGGGCAATCATCGCCGACGATCTGACGGGAGCGGCGGATGCGGCCGCAGCCTACGGGCCCACGCACAGCAGTTCCGTCGTTCTCGACGTCGACAGCAAGTGGCCCGACGCCCAGATCCTTTCGATCAACACCGAGAGCCGCTACCTGGCGCCGGCGGAAGCAGCCAAGGCGGTGACGACGGCGGTAGAACAGTCTCTGCGTCAGCACCGGCGGATCTTCAAGAAGATTGATTCACTGCTGCGCGGCAACGTGGGCGTGGAAGTCGCGGCAACACTGGCCCGACTGGCGCAGGGCCGCGGCAAGGGCATGGCGGTGGTGGCTCCGGCGTTCCCGGGCACGGGACGGACCACCCTCGGCGGCATCGTCCACGTCAACGGTGTCCCCCACACGGCAGGAAACTACGCCGGCGACGTCGCGGCGGCGCTTGCCGCCGGCGGCCTCACCGCCGAAGTCGCAGGAACAAGCGGACGCAAGCCTGAGGAACTCGCGCGGCACCTGCGGGACGTGCAGGACCGCGGGATTGACGCCGTCGTACTGGACGCCGCTTCCGATGACAACCTGCAAACCATCGCCGCCGCTGCGGAGCTACTGGACTTTCCGGCGCTCCTGGTCGGCTCCGGCGGCCTGGCAGGGCACATCGCACCCCGCCAAGAAGCTGCAGCTGCGCGAAATGCGCAGATACGGCGCGTCAGCCGGACCCTGACCGTGATCGGCAGCTACTCCGGCCTAGCGCGGCAGCAGACCGATGCGCTGGTGGCGGCCGGCGCCGAACACATCACCCTGGACCACGCCACCCTCGACGGCACGGCCGTTCCGGACCTGGTTGCCCAGGCGATGGCGCGGACGGACGTCGTGCTGACGCCGGACCCCATGGGCGCCGTGGACAAGTCCCAGGCACTCGTTGTGGCAGAGGCTTTGGCCCGAGCCACCGCTGCGGGCATCGGGCACTGCGACGCCCTGGTCCTCACCGGCGGGGAAACGGCAACTGCCGTCCTGAAAGCCCTCGGCGCCGGCAGCTTCACGGTCCTCGGGGAGATTGAACCCGGCGTCGTGATGAGCCTGCTGCCCGAGCCCCTCCCCCTGCTGGTCACCAAGGCCGGCGCGTTCGGGGACGCCGGAACGCTGGCCCGGACTACACGATTTCTTACTGGAACCACGACTGAAATGAGTATCAAATAA
- a CDS encoding helix-turn-helix domain-containing protein: protein MERKIKRQYDSRRRQEQAAETRRSIIAAANELFIAQGYGQTTIKQVAERAGVSVETVYAAFGTKASLLRHVWYVDFRGDEADVTLYDREEMQSILAEPDLPNRIRRHAVFVTASNRRIFPLLDALAGAAASEPDAAAMLAEWTDRRLDVATRYAHAAAATGQLGVSEEECRDVVYATMDGTLWAQLVGQRGWNDERFSDWLAATWIAALVRTT, encoded by the coding sequence ATGGAACGGAAGATCAAGAGGCAGTACGATTCCCGTCGCCGCCAGGAGCAGGCTGCCGAAACACGGCGGAGCATCATCGCGGCGGCGAACGAACTCTTCATTGCCCAGGGGTACGGCCAGACCACAATCAAGCAGGTGGCCGAGCGCGCGGGAGTCTCTGTCGAGACCGTGTACGCCGCGTTCGGTACCAAAGCATCGCTGCTGAGGCACGTTTGGTACGTCGATTTCCGCGGGGACGAAGCGGACGTGACCCTGTATGACCGTGAGGAGATGCAGTCAATCCTGGCCGAGCCGGACCTGCCGAACAGGATCCGCCGGCATGCTGTGTTCGTGACGGCGAGCAACCGCCGCATCTTTCCGCTCCTCGACGCCCTTGCCGGAGCTGCTGCGAGCGAGCCCGACGCCGCCGCCATGCTGGCCGAGTGGACTGACCGGCGGCTGGACGTGGCCACCCGCTACGCCCACGCCGCGGCCGCGACCGGACAGCTCGGCGTCAGCGAAGAGGAATGCAGGGACGTGGTGTACGCGACCATGGACGGCACCCTGTGGGCCCAGCTCGTGGGGCAACGCGGATGGAACGACGAGAGGTTCTCGGACTGGCTCGCCGCCACCTGGATCGCCGCTCTTGTCCGGACGACGTAG
- a CDS encoding DeoR/GlpR family DNA-binding transcription regulator, with protein MLSANARREEIYHLAVTTGLASVEELSARFEVTASTIRRDLALLNGQGRLARTYGGAMALGAHPEASLRQRTGEAFEQKHAIARWAASVIRPGENILLDAGSTVGALAHELRGFEKLSVTTPGINTMQELAESEGIEVDCLGGRLRSLSQSFVGPLAEAALERMSFDRVFLGADAVTAEDGICEADHAQTRLKELMARRGRSVYVLADSSKLGLRPFHAWARLALPWTLVTDDGADPAQVQKFRDVGVQVEVAAVSS; from the coding sequence ATGCTGAGCGCAAACGCGCGGCGCGAGGAGATCTACCACCTCGCCGTGACCACCGGCCTGGCCTCCGTGGAGGAACTCTCCGCCCGGTTCGAGGTGACCGCGTCCACCATCCGCCGCGACTTGGCGCTGCTGAACGGGCAGGGCCGGCTGGCCCGCACGTATGGCGGGGCGATGGCCCTGGGCGCGCACCCGGAGGCATCGCTGCGGCAGCGCACCGGCGAGGCGTTTGAGCAGAAGCATGCCATTGCCCGCTGGGCGGCGTCCGTGATCCGGCCCGGGGAGAACATCCTGCTCGACGCCGGCTCCACCGTTGGTGCCCTGGCCCACGAGCTGCGCGGATTCGAGAAGTTGTCCGTGACCACGCCGGGCATCAACACCATGCAGGAGCTGGCCGAGTCCGAGGGCATCGAGGTGGACTGCCTGGGCGGCCGGCTGCGCAGCCTCTCGCAGAGCTTTGTGGGGCCCCTGGCCGAGGCGGCGCTGGAGCGCATGAGCTTCGACCGGGTGTTCCTGGGCGCCGACGCCGTCACCGCCGAGGACGGCATCTGCGAAGCCGACCACGCCCAGACCCGGCTGAAGGAACTCATGGCCCGGCGCGGCCGTTCCGTTTACGTTTTGGCGGACTCCTCCAAGCTCGGGCTGCGGCCGTTCCACGCCTGGGCGCGTTTGGCTCTCCCTTGGACTTTGGTGACGGACGACGGCGCCGACCCCGCCCAGGTGCAGAAGTTCCGGGACGTGGGGGTTCAGGTTGAGGTGGCTGCGGTCAGCAGTTGA
- a CDS encoding S8 family serine peptidase encodes MKRTVLAGLATVVMVLGAATAVVPGNAAASSSPASSFPVPGQIMVKFHDNAAARGVLGRHGLNDGPAIGSTGAHLITVPAGKELQLIGALSRNPAVEYAEPDELVTAASNDEYFRRQYALQNVGQEFTNTAGNKTVAAGTDNADVDAVEAWTVTTGGGTRVAIIDSGVAINHPDISSKVVERANFSGKDIVVDEDYDRYGHGTHVAGIVAAARDNTIGVAGVCPDCIILDAKVLNDSGSGSSSGIANGINWAVKRGAKVINMSLGLRVSSRTLETAVNDAWNAGVVIVAAAGNAGTQAQVYPGAYPNVIAVAATDNNDVKASFSTYGKWVDVAAPGVGVYSTFPTYPFTLGGQNGRSTGYDIETGTSMASPIVAATAALVWNTAAGTSNIEVRKKIESTANPIKGTGTYWKYGRVDACRAVGCTK; translated from the coding sequence ATGAAAAGAACAGTTCTGGCAGGTCTCGCAACGGTCGTGATGGTGCTCGGCGCCGCCACGGCCGTTGTGCCCGGCAACGCTGCCGCATCATCCTCGCCCGCATCTTCGTTTCCCGTACCCGGACAGATCATGGTCAAGTTCCATGACAACGCCGCGGCCCGCGGTGTCCTCGGCCGGCATGGCCTCAACGACGGCCCGGCCATCGGCAGCACGGGCGCGCACCTGATTACAGTGCCGGCCGGCAAGGAGCTCCAACTCATTGGGGCGTTGAGCCGCAATCCGGCGGTGGAGTACGCCGAACCGGATGAACTCGTCACGGCTGCCTCAAATGACGAGTACTTCCGCCGCCAATACGCCCTGCAAAACGTGGGCCAGGAGTTTACGAACACGGCCGGCAACAAAACCGTGGCGGCGGGCACTGATAACGCTGACGTGGACGCCGTCGAAGCCTGGACCGTGACCACCGGCGGCGGGACACGGGTTGCCATCATCGATTCCGGTGTCGCCATCAACCACCCGGACATCTCGTCGAAGGTTGTTGAACGGGCCAACTTCAGCGGCAAAGACATCGTTGTGGATGAGGACTACGACAGGTACGGCCACGGCACCCACGTGGCCGGCATCGTTGCCGCCGCCCGGGACAACACCATTGGCGTTGCAGGTGTGTGCCCGGACTGCATCATCCTGGACGCAAAGGTGCTCAACGACAGTGGGTCCGGCTCCAGTTCAGGCATTGCCAACGGCATCAACTGGGCCGTTAAGAGGGGGGCGAAGGTGATCAACATGAGCCTCGGGCTGCGCGTTTCCTCACGGACCCTCGAAACTGCCGTCAACGACGCCTGGAATGCGGGAGTGGTGATTGTTGCCGCTGCCGGCAACGCGGGCACCCAGGCCCAGGTCTATCCGGGCGCGTACCCCAACGTCATTGCGGTCGCCGCCACGGACAACAATGATGTGAAGGCATCGTTCTCCACCTACGGAAAATGGGTGGATGTTGCCGCGCCCGGCGTGGGCGTTTACTCGACCTTCCCCACCTACCCGTTCACCCTGGGAGGCCAGAACGGCCGGTCCACGGGCTATGACATAGAGACCGGGACGTCCATGGCATCACCTATAGTCGCGGCAACTGCCGCATTGGTATGGAACACAGCGGCCGGGACGTCCAACATCGAAGTTCGCAAAAAGATCGAATCTACGGCCAACCCGATCAAGGGCACGGGCACCTACTGGAAGTACGGCCGGGTGGACGCCTGCAGGGCGGTGGGCTGCACAAAGTAA